Proteins encoded by one window of Anopheles maculipalpis chromosome 2RL, idAnoMacuDA_375_x, whole genome shotgun sequence:
- the LOC126567804 gene encoding uncharacterized protein LOC126567804, whose amino-acid sequence MSQSGSMGVKSDSSHKDAPQGGVGVSSSSDNNAQAGNGNDGVNNGSPGLNGVSGPASVGPPGGNTGNSNNLPPHPHHHSQHLHQQQQHNHHHHHHLQMQQQQQSNDGSVSIATGDSETGSYYDQKTDLSSHHLDDEDGLGPLPPKWEKAYTDSGEVYFIDHNTGTSHWLDPRLSKFQKKSLEDCQDDELPYGWEKICDPHYGTYYIDHVNRKTQYENPVLQAKRMQERGGSSLTVDGNNGPGGGLGGPLLDANGQPMGPNGNGGPGSGGGRVNHFTKNPSNLRGERLMTTLVKSIRGLGFTIVGGDDNVEEFLQIKSIVPNGPAWMDGQLKMGDVLVYVNDICVLGFTHHEMVNIFQSILPGEEVHLDVCRGYPLPFDPNDPNTEVVTTIAVDGLVQNGGAVIADGELKFLENGGFMVDHSAGSSDGVQHKNPLAKIQSSTVHGNGPTITSNGGDVYFNDTLSYQQHYNKGKPYDLVPPEVLHINIVKSDNGFGFTITDSSYGQRVKKILDRQCCKNLQEGDVLLSINSIPVKDMSHNEVVQVLKDCPKNIETTLKVQRGPGAGAGGMLVGPGVGPVSSSSLPASSKLTNKLRKSIEMAKFGGNGGGGGMLKKDVPGNLFRSKTPTADLYSTQTKEVLPTRPKTPLVDTRARAKTPSLPLAELNAEEIELDGAGGKSVTDSKLELNMKSNSSSHDNDSIANDIALYHHHHHHHHHHHGGEDQFQHHMKHSNLADRLGELTIGSGGSDTAIYNNHGQSGGNHHPYQTGSGGVGGPPGGGYNQLYSPPLVPPPPVPPLGQGSMYHHDNCFCYDCQDFRQQQQQQQQQQHHMQQQHLMNRQFSSHPMNPSPHGTYSLPPQMSDNIGKRLNDYLMDRKRSTMQQTGNPGPPIGGVVPQYDNLYLPHHHHLQQGGGGGPSPMHPSMHHHLQQSPGSGNGMSLYDTQQQQHPMSHFYGNPGPGMHPAGPPGNGWKMSPGQQQQQQHSPSQHPHHMLYHSGGPAMGGQYHGLDEYSLTEVTLERQALGFGFRIVGGTEEGSQVTVGHIVPGGAADKDTRIATGDEILNINGVNVENASHHRVVQLMGEAGLRGQVTMILRRRQLSKPMVPPPPPLPPNPRYPYNVLVTRKENEGFGFVIISSSGQFLGSSIGDLIPGSPAERCGELKIGDRIIAVNSIDITGMSHSDVVNLIKESGLQVKLTIDSPRDGIMHPAIGSLIQPSVPTSVPNGIGANGNGGGGGGGPMLSSNTDLYVSSNSTVSGSNGPTINRYPAIIS is encoded by the exons ATGAGTCAATCGGGTAGCATGGGTGTGAAATCTGACTCCAGCCACAAGGACGCACCACAAGGTGGAGTGGGCGTTAGCAGTAGCTCCGATAACAATGCGCAAGCTGGCAATGGTAATGACGGGGTCAACAATGGTTCACCGGGACTGAACGGTGTCTCGGGTCCAGCCAGTGTTGGTCCTCCGGGGGGCAACACGGGCAACAGTAACAACTTGCCACCACATCCACATCACCATAGTCAACAtcttcatcagcagcagcagcataaccatcatcaccaccatcatcttcagatgcagcaacagcagcaaagtaACGATGGTAGCGTTTCGATAGCGACGGGTGACAGTGAGACGGGTAGCTACTATGACCAAAAAACGGACCTTTCCTCGCATCACCTGGACGATGAGGATGGGTTAGGTCCGTTGCCACCAAAATGGGAGAAAGCCTACACGGACAGTGGCGAGGTGTATTTTATCGA ccACAACACAGGAACGTCCCACTGGCTCGATCCACGGTTGTCAAAGtttcagaaaaaatctctCGAAGACTGCCAGGACGATGAGCTACCGTACGGATGGGAAAAGATCTGCGATCCACACTACGGCACGTACTACATCGATCACGTCAACCGTAAGACACAGTACGAGAACCCGGTACTGCAGGCCAAACGGATGCAGGAACGTGGTGGCTCATCGCTCACGGTCGACGGCAATAATGGTCCGGGCGGCGGTCTTGGTGGTCCCCTGCTCGACGCCAACGGGCAACCGATGGGACCGAACGGTAATGGTGGCCCGGGCAGTGGTGGTGGACGTGTGAATCATTTCACCAAGAACCCGAGTAATTTGCGTGGGGAGCGATTAATGACGACGCTGGTGAAATCAATCCGCGGACTCGGATTTACGATCGTCGGTGGAGATGACAATGTGGAGGAGTTTCTGCAGATCAAATCGATCGTACCGAACGGGCCAGCGTGGATGGATGGACAGCTGAAGATGGGCGATGTGCTGGTGTACGTGAATGATATCTGCGTGTTGGGCTTTACGCACCACGAGATGGTAAACATTTTCCAGTCAATACTACCGGGCGAGGAGGTACATCTGGATGTGTGCCGCGGATATCCGTTGCCGTTTGATCCGAACGACCCCAACACGGAGGTGGTGACAACGATCGCGGTCGATGGGCTAGTACAAAATGGCGGCGCAGTGATAGCGGACGGAGAGTtgaagtttttggaaaatggagGCTTTATGGTGGATCATTCGGCGGGATCCTCCGATGGGGTGCAGCATAAGAATCCGCTGGCAAAAATTCAATCTTCCACGGTGCATGGTAACGGACCGACCATCACATCCAATGGTGGTGACGTTTACTTCAACGATACACTGTCCTACCAGCAGCATTACAACAAGGGCAAACCGTACGATCTGGTACCACCAGAGGTACTGCACATAAACATTGTAAAGAGTGACAACGGGTTTGGGTTCACGATTACCGACAGTTCGTATGGGCAGCGTGTGAAAAAAATTCTCGATCGACAGTGCTGCAAAAATCTGCAGGAAGGTGACGTGCTGCTGAGCATCAACTCCATCCCGGTGAAAGACATGAGCCACAATGAGGTCGTGCAGGTATTGAAGGATTgtccgaaaaacatcgaaacCACGCTTAAAGTTCAGCGAGGTCCTGGTGCGGGTGCTGGCGGTATGCTAGTTGGTCCGGGCGTTGGCCCTGTTTCTTCCTCCTCCCTTCCCGCCAGCAGTAAGCTTACGAACAAGCTACGAAAAAGCATCGAGATGGCAAAGTTTGGTGGCaacggcggcggtggtgggaTGTTGAAAAAGGATGTGCCGGGAAATTTGTTCCGAAGCAAAACACCGACCGCCGATCTGTACAGTACGCAGACGAAGGAAGTGTTGCCGACGCGTCCAAAAACACCGCTAGTTGATACGCGTGCCCGCGCGAAAACGCCCTCCTTGCCGTTGGCTGAGCTGAACGCGGAAGAGATCGAGCTGGACGGTGCGGGCGGTAAGAGTGTGACCGATTCCAAGCTGGAGCTTAATATGAAATCCAACAGTAGCTCGCATGATAACGATTCGATAGCGAACGATATAGCgctttatcatcatcaccatcatcaccaccatcatcaccatggtGGAGAGGATCAGTTCCAGCATCACATGAAGCATTCGAATTTGGCCGATCGATTAGGTGAGCTGACGATCGGTAGCGGTGGTAGTGATACGGCGATCTACAATAATCATGGACAGTCGGGAGGAAACCATCATCCGTATCAGACTGGaagtggtggtgttggtggtccACCGGGCGGTGGTTATAATCAGCTCTATTCTCCGCCACttgttcctcctccaccgGTGCCACCGCTTGGACAAGGATCAATGTATCATCATGATAATTGTTTCTGTTACGATTGTCAAGATTTtcgccagcagcaacagcagcagcaacaacaacagcatcacatgcagcaacaacatctaATGAATCGTCAATTTTCCTCTCATCCGATGAACCCTTCCCCGCACGGTACCTACAGTCTACCACCGCAGATGAGTGACAACATCGGTAAGCGGCTAAACGACTATCTGATGGACCGGAAGCGTTCCACGATGCAGCAAACGGGCAATCCTGGTCCACCGATCGGTGGTGTTGTGCCACAGTACGACAACCTTTACCTtccccatcaccatcacctccagcaaggtggtggtggtggtccatCACCCATGCACCCGTCCATGCACCATCATCTACAGCAATCACCAGGCAGTGGCAATGGGATGTCACTGTACgacacacaacagcagcaacatcccATGTCGCATTTCTACGGCAACCCTGGACCGGGAATGCATCCCGCCGGTCCTCCCGGAAATGGTTGGAAGATGAGCCccggtcagcagcagcaacaacagcactcACCATCACAACATCCACATCACATGCTCTATCACAGTGGTGGTCCTGCAATGGGCGGACAGTACCACGGGCTCGACGAATACAGCCTAACGGAGGTAACGCTCGAAAGACAGGCGCTTGGTTTTGGTTTCCGGATCGTAGGGGGTACGGAGGAAGGCTCGCAGGTGACGGTGGGACACATTGTGCCGGGTGGTGCGGCCGATAAGGACACACGGATCGCTACCGGTGACGAGATTCTAAACATTAATGGAGTGAATGTG GAAAATGCCTCTCATCATCGCGTAGTACAGCTGATGGGTGAGGCCGGTCTTCGGGGCCAGGTGACCATGATTCTACGAAGGCGACAGCTCTCCAAACCCATGGTCCCGCCTCCACCACCCTTGCCACCGAATCCCCGCTACCCGTACAATGTGCTAGTGACGCGGAAAGAGAACGAAGGGTTTGGGTTTGTCATCATTTCGTCTTCCGGGCAGTTCCTGGGCTCGTCCATCGGTGATCTCATTCCGGGCAGTCCGGCGGAACGGTGCGGTGAGCTGAAGATCGGTGACCGTATCATCGCCGTCAACTCGATCGACATTACCGGCATGAGCCACAGTGATGTGGTGAATTTGATCAAGGAGTCTGGACTGCAGGTGAAGCTAACGATCGACAGTCCGCGGGACGGTATTATGCATCCTGCGATCGGATCGCTCATACAACCGAGCGTTCCCACGTCCGTGCCGAATGGTATCGGAGCGAATGGAAATGGTGGTGGCGGAGGTGGTGGTCCCATGCTTAGCTCCAATACGGATCTGTACGTGAGTAGCAACAGCACGGTTAGTGGTAGCAATGGACCAACCATCAACCGGTATCCGGCAATCATTTCCTGA
- the LOC126568570 gene encoding protein mago nashi has translation MSSTEDFYLRYYVGHKGKFGHEFLEFEFRPDGKLRYANNSNYKNDTMIRKEAYVHQAVMEELKRIILDSEIMAEDDSLWPPPDRVGRQELEIVIGDEHISFTTSKTGSLVDVNQSKDPEGLRGFYYLVQDLKCLVFSLIGLHFKIKPI, from the exons ATGTCCAGCACGGAAGATTTCTACCTCCGTTACTACGTCGGCCACAAGGGCAAGTTTGGCCATGAGTTTCTAGAGTTCGAGTTCCGGCCGGACGGTAAGCTGCGGTACGCAAACAATTCCAACTACAAGAACGACACCATGATCCGGAAGGAAGCGTACGTGCATCAGGCGGTAATGGAGGAGCTGAAGCGCATCATACTCGATTCGGAAATTATGGCGGAAGATGATTCGCTGTGGCCACCGCCAGATCGTGTTGGACGACAG GAGCTAGAGATAGTGATAGGCGATGAGCACATCTCGTTTACCACCTCGAAAACGGGTTCGCTGGTGGACGTCAATCAGTCCAAAGATCCGGAAGGGCTTCGCGGTTTCTACTATCTCGTGCAGGATTTAAAGTGTCTAGTGTTTTCGCTCATCGGGCTGCactttaaaattaaaccaatcTAA